The Brasilonema sennae CENA114 genome includes a region encoding these proteins:
- a CDS encoding condensation domain-containing protein has protein sequence MQRSLNLADGPLLRVLLFNLGKSSPGRLLIVIHHLAVDGISWRVLLEDLAGAYKQLDSGNNIELRAKTTSFKDWAIRLQDYASTQGLHSELDYWLHSRSFAVAPLPLDSPAIASENTVGSSHIVSVSLSAEQTRTLLQDVPVAYNTQINDVLLTALVQSFAGWTGYDSLLIELEGHGREDLFEDIDLSRTVGWFTSIFPVCLKLGNLHHPGEALKSVKEQLRCIPNRGIGYGILRYLNPDISKQLELLPQAQVSFNYLGQFDQTHLAPLGWKYAQESSGSIHSPKGQRRHLLNVNGLVIEGRLQLEWKYSKAFHHQATVENLANNYVKVLEAIPLLIPRSRRLYPFRFPRSWFKPRSVGRTASRN, from the coding sequence ATACAGCGATCGCTAAATTTAGCAGATGGGCCATTGCTGCGGGTTCTACTATTTAACTTAGGCAAATCTTCCCCTGGACGGTTGCTCATCGTCATCCATCACTTGGCTGTAGATGGGATTTCCTGGCGGGTTTTGCTAGAAGATTTAGCTGGGGCATACAAACAGTTAGATAGTGGGAACAACATCGAACTAAGAGCAAAAACAACTTCCTTCAAAGATTGGGCAATCCGATTGCAGGATTATGCCAGTACTCAAGGACTGCACTCAGAGCTAGATTACTGGCTGCACTCAAGGTCGTTCGCAGTTGCTCCTTTACCATTGGATTCTCCTGCTATTGCCTCAGAAAACACTGTCGGTTCAAGTCACATTGTTTCTGTATCCCTGAGTGCAGAACAAACTCGCACCCTGTTGCAGGATGTCCCGGTCGCCTATAACACCCAAATTAACGATGTACTATTGACCGCATTAGTGCAAAGTTTTGCTGGATGGACAGGCTATGACTCCCTACTGATTGAATTAGAAGGTCACGGGCGGGAGGACTTGTTTGAGGACATAGACTTGTCCCGTACTGTAGGCTGGTTTACCAGTATATTCCCGGTTTGCTTAAAACTTGGAAACCTTCACCATCCTGGAGAAGCTCTCAAGTCGGTTAAGGAGCAACTGCGATGCATCCCCAACCGAGGTATTGGCTATGGCATCCTGCGGTATCTTAACCCAGACATAAGCAAGCAACTTGAGCTACTTCCTCAAGCTCAGGTGAGCTTTAATTACTTGGGTCAATTCGATCAAACGCACCTAGCACCCCTTGGTTGGAAATATGCCCAAGAGTCTAGCGGTTCTATTCACAGCCCCAAAGGACAGCGCCGCCATTTGTTGAATGTTAATGGATTAGTCATTGAAGGTAGATTGCAGCTGGAGTGGAAATATAGCAAAGCTTTCCATCATCAGGCTACTGTAGAAAATTTGGCTAACAACTATGTGAAAGTCTTAGAAGCTATTCCACTGCTTATCCCCAGAAGCAGGAGGTTATACCCCTTCAGATTTCCCAGAAGTTGGTTTAAGCCAAGAAGCGTTGGACGAACTGCTAGCAGAAATTGA
- a CDS encoding Rieske 2Fe-2S domain-containing protein produces the protein MTLVKEKELCKLFVEVGQQQYLLVAMGTNFPKNNEVAWNSFITNLLSAKGNPTIEYIYKFLLNGVAESNKQNQSEVKIKTVYNYFAAKIIRSIFVEPSELEKNWYFICGAAEIPKPGNFITVQVFQEPLVAVRQADGRIRVFLNVCTHRQAPVFEGQGCVNVDKWALCPYHGWAYGIDGHCKNAPGANRGEFGADFDLTNYSLQEFEVKIDENQGIFANLSENSHIKQESQPESHQNIGVEIINLLNSVSPGYADGESATLPEQIRLWLRIGYLEEKIKQLIVEITSEGRSDSRQLILESLIAELKHVILTVNSDGSTAELDEVLQGVYSNDDQKQIIGKSIEYSKIDADDIEYAESSQRRQALPIWIYGDPALFALEVEHLIKPTWQFVCHINEVPQPGNFTWLDIIGERAYVIRTASGELFAGKLQDVTQRGSYPKFGLPNYGLEPIDIDIFYGFIFIRFSWEGSRLADSWYLPGLLEPYQLQDMQPIGGVGRYNINVEVDYKLLWENFLEDYHFPMMHKGLTRRFGVSSDCEGINGMIIPMPDPASPSLTPIERQYYDCAKAIARHSWEREQQLQDFAAENESLPETLCYSAFCSMSAQEEIPMPFSLSVFPEHVQTFSLVPARSRECRFHVRSYGHVLDPNELHSKAIEDAQLANIQLLLESLHEEIRVNYICQDSVSSRLFDKTGVFSIAEFDVAKFQEAIYTKLPITRRQRKPL, from the coding sequence ATGACTTTAGTCAAAGAAAAGGAACTGTGTAAACTTTTTGTTGAAGTTGGACAACAACAATATTTACTTGTTGCTATGGGAACTAATTTTCCTAAGAACAATGAGGTAGCATGGAATAGTTTTATCACCAATTTATTATCAGCAAAAGGCAATCCTACTATTGAATATATTTATAAATTTTTATTAAATGGAGTTGCTGAATCTAACAAACAAAATCAGTCAGAAGTTAAGATAAAAACTGTTTATAATTACTTTGCCGCTAAAATTATACGTTCAATCTTTGTTGAACCATCGGAACTAGAGAAAAACTGGTATTTTATTTGTGGCGCGGCAGAAATTCCCAAGCCTGGAAATTTTATTACTGTTCAGGTTTTTCAGGAACCGTTAGTGGCTGTACGCCAAGCAGATGGAAGGATTCGCGTTTTCCTCAATGTCTGCACTCATCGCCAAGCACCGGTCTTTGAAGGTCAGGGTTGTGTAAATGTAGATAAATGGGCTCTTTGTCCTTATCATGGATGGGCTTATGGTATAGATGGTCATTGCAAGAATGCACCAGGTGCAAATAGAGGAGAGTTTGGTGCTGATTTTGATTTGACAAACTACAGTTTGCAGGAGTTTGAGGTCAAAATTGATGAAAATCAGGGAATTTTTGCCAATTTGTCAGAAAATAGTCATATCAAGCAAGAATCACAACCTGAAAGCCATCAAAATATCGGGGTAGAAATTATAAATCTGCTTAATTCTGTGAGTCCAGGCTATGCAGATGGAGAAAGCGCCACACTTCCAGAACAAATCCGCCTCTGGTTGAGAATTGGTTATTTAGAAGAGAAAATAAAACAGCTAATTGTAGAGATTACCTCAGAAGGAAGAAGCGATAGTCGGCAATTAATATTAGAGTCATTGATTGCGGAACTCAAACACGTTATCCTGACTGTTAATAGTGATGGGTCAACCGCAGAATTGGATGAAGTGCTGCAAGGAGTTTACAGCAATGACGATCAAAAGCAAATCATTGGAAAGTCTATTGAGTATTCCAAAATTGATGCTGATGACATAGAATATGCCGAATCATCTCAAAGAAGGCAAGCATTGCCAATCTGGATTTATGGCGATCCAGCATTGTTTGCTCTCGAAGTTGAGCATTTAATTAAACCAACTTGGCAATTTGTTTGCCATATCAACGAAGTTCCACAACCGGGTAACTTCACTTGGCTAGATATTATCGGTGAAAGAGCCTATGTCATCCGCACTGCAAGTGGTGAATTGTTCGCTGGCAAACTTCAGGATGTCACACAACGGGGAAGCTATCCAAAATTTGGTTTACCCAACTACGGTTTAGAACCCATCGATATTGACATTTTTTATGGATTTATTTTCATTCGCTTTAGTTGGGAAGGCTCAAGATTAGCCGATAGTTGGTATTTACCTGGGTTATTAGAACCCTACCAACTACAAGATATGCAACCCATTGGTGGAGTTGGTCGCTATAACATTAATGTGGAGGTGGATTACAAACTCCTGTGGGAAAACTTTTTAGAAGATTACCACTTTCCCATGATGCACAAAGGTTTAACTCGTCGGTTTGGAGTGTCGAGTGATTGTGAAGGCATTAACGGCATGATTATTCCGATGCCCGATCCGGCTTCACCCAGCTTAACCCCAATCGAGCGACAATATTATGATTGTGCCAAAGCGATCGCTCGACATTCTTGGGAGCGTGAGCAGCAATTACAAGATTTCGCTGCGGAAAACGAGTCTCTGCCTGAAACGCTGTGTTACTCTGCCTTCTGCTCGATGTCAGCGCAAGAAGAAATTCCAATGCCTTTTTCTTTGAGCGTATTTCCCGAACACGTCCAAACTTTTTCGTTAGTTCCCGCCCGGTCAAGAGAGTGCCGTTTTCATGTTCGCAGTTATGGTCATGTTCTTGACCCAAACGAGCTTCACAGTAAAGCCATTGAAGATGCGCAGCTAGCAAACATCCAACTGCTTTTGGAATCGTTACATGAGGAAATTCGCGTTAACTACATCTGTCAAGACAGCGTTTCCTCGCGGCTGTTCGATAAAACAGGAGTATTTAGTATTGCCGAATTTGATGTTGCTAAGTTTCAGGAGGCTATTTACACCAAGCTACCAATAACCCGTCGTCAACGCAAACCATTATGA
- the fni gene encoding type 2 isopentenyl-diphosphate Delta-isomerase, translating to MTTTVPSVNAVTEIETRKADHLRVCLEEDVQFQQVTSGFECYRFTHHCLPEINRSDINLQTTFLSKNLGAPVLISSMTGGTELAQLVNTRLAIVAQRYQLAMGVGSQRIVIEQPHLAPTFAVRSFAPDILLLANLGAVQLNYGCGLDDCLHLVHSLEADALILHLNPLQECVQSRGDTNFRGLLGKIAQLCQQLPVPVVVKEVGNGISAAMAQKLIDAGVSAIDVAGAGGTSWSKVESQRAKDNKQRRLGQTFADWGLPTAECINSIRGNAPTIPLIASGGLINGLDVAKAIALGADLAGLARPFLEAAVKSESAVDELVEVLIAELETALFCTGNATLAELRNSGALQRV from the coding sequence ATGACTACCACTGTCCCATCAGTCAATGCTGTAACTGAAATTGAGACTCGCAAAGCCGACCACCTACGTGTCTGCTTAGAAGAAGATGTCCAGTTTCAGCAGGTAACTAGTGGATTTGAGTGCTATCGCTTCACTCATCACTGTCTTCCTGAAATCAACCGCAGCGATATCAATCTGCAAACAACCTTCCTGAGTAAAAATCTTGGCGCTCCTGTACTGATTTCTTCGATGACAGGAGGAACTGAATTGGCGCAGCTAGTCAACACTCGTTTAGCAATTGTTGCTCAACGCTACCAATTAGCAATGGGAGTTGGTTCGCAACGAATTGTGATTGAACAGCCTCATTTAGCTCCTACCTTTGCCGTGCGCTCCTTTGCTCCTGACATTTTGTTGTTAGCGAACTTAGGAGCTGTACAACTAAATTATGGATGTGGACTTGATGATTGCTTGCATCTTGTTCATTCTCTGGAAGCGGATGCACTAATTTTGCATCTTAACCCCCTGCAAGAGTGTGTGCAATCAAGAGGAGATACAAATTTCCGGGGGCTGTTGGGTAAAATTGCCCAACTTTGTCAGCAACTACCTGTTCCGGTTGTTGTCAAAGAAGTGGGAAATGGAATTTCTGCGGCGATGGCACAAAAGTTAATTGATGCAGGAGTTTCAGCCATTGATGTTGCCGGTGCAGGTGGAACTTCATGGTCAAAAGTAGAAAGCCAACGCGCAAAAGACAACAAGCAGCGCCGTTTGGGACAAACTTTTGCTGATTGGGGTTTACCAACCGCCGAGTGCATCAATTCCATCCGGGGGAACGCGCCGACAATTCCCTTGATTGCTTCCGGCGGGTTAATCAATGGATTGGATGTCGCCAAAGCGATCGCTTTAGGAGCCGATTTAGCAGGTTTAGCCCGACCTTTTTTAGAAGCAGCCGTCAAATCGGAATCCGCCGTTGATGAGTTGGTCGAAGTTCTGATTGCTGAACTCGAAACAGCTTTATTTTGTACTGGCAATGCCACCTTAGCAGAACTAAGAAATTCTGGGGCATTGCAACGTGTCTAA
- a CDS encoding DMT family transporter → MKLDDCTQRTQNALHIRGIIAIAIVTLIWATTFPLTKDAVTSFSPAVLTASRFTVAAAIFTPHLRSLNVQILRDGIVLGLLLFACFAFQARGLETANANRGGFIFSLNVIIVPLLGALFGQPLLLKTLLAAGVALTGIGIMCWENGSLGMGDLLLFGDTFMYGVYMLVLQQTAQRHLTLSLTAIQLWIVAVLSTIWAVPDLSVGQFETLSNNYGIVLYLGLVGTAGTTWLETIGQQWISASEAALLCILDPVLTSVFSFWLLGEKFGVRGLIGTPLVLTALILSQSKSQYIDRKLIFGGEHV, encoded by the coding sequence ATGAAACTAGATGACTGCACTCAACGCACGCAAAACGCCCTCCACATTCGGGGCATAATTGCGATCGCGATCGTCACTCTAATATGGGCGACAACCTTCCCACTGACCAAAGATGCAGTCACTAGCTTTTCACCAGCTGTACTCACCGCCAGCCGTTTTACTGTTGCAGCAGCAATATTTACCCCGCACTTACGCTCTTTAAACGTTCAAATATTACGTGATGGCATAGTTTTAGGACTTCTACTTTTCGCCTGCTTCGCCTTCCAAGCGAGGGGGCTGGAAACTGCCAATGCCAACCGGGGAGGATTCATTTTCAGCCTAAATGTGATCATTGTACCCCTGCTGGGGGCGTTATTCGGTCAGCCCTTGCTACTTAAAACTTTACTCGCCGCCGGAGTTGCCCTCACAGGCATCGGCATTATGTGCTGGGAAAATGGCTCTCTAGGCATGGGTGACTTGTTATTGTTTGGCGACACCTTCATGTACGGGGTTTATATGCTGGTACTTCAGCAAACGGCACAACGCCACTTAACCCTATCCTTGACTGCCATCCAACTGTGGATTGTAGCAGTGTTAAGTACCATCTGGGCAGTACCGGATTTAAGCGTCGGGCAATTTGAGACGCTGAGCAATAACTATGGCATTGTCCTCTATCTCGGTCTGGTAGGGACTGCTGGTACTACCTGGTTAGAAACAATAGGTCAGCAATGGATTTCAGCTTCCGAGGCGGCGCTATTGTGTATCCTCGATCCGGTACTCACGTCCGTTTTTTCCTTTTGGCTACTCGGTGAGAAGTTTGGAGTACGCGGTTTGATTGGTACGCCTTTGGTACTAACTGCATTGATTTTGAGTCAGAGTAAGTCTCAATATATAGATCGAAAATTAATATTTGGCGGAGAACATGTTTAA
- a CDS encoding SGNH/GDSL hydrolase family protein: MIKTIDEHRGWAGRPYAAGWVRDEGEAYVQYNSDGFHDQEHPQVKPENTFRIALLGDSFTEARQLPQPQGIAAVIERELKNCPTLAGRDVEVMNFGVNGYGTDQELIALQEKVWDYSPDLVLLNFYPGNDVINNSRSLTEKMVSQTAMDNSALMKPYFVDRDDNWVLDDSFVNMDIYRSQKSWWHQAYLQVQDRLRILQLLKQAKYALPLPHQDNKKQDPQLATQPATLSPYIDPEWQNFLKQTEWLAYNTATDPEWQQTEGLISLIYNETITKKPNFAVVTLTTPLQVNPDPVVRHHQEVSGLTDWFYPEKRIAALGEREGFTTINLGEYFQAYAEQNNVCLHGFDNTFRCDGHWNALGHQLAGEIVAKTLCEKGLSKIIRNS, translated from the coding sequence TTGATTAAAACGATTGATGAACATAGAGGTTGGGCAGGACGACCTTATGCGGCTGGGTGGGTTCGGGACGAAGGAGAAGCTTATGTTCAATACAACAGCGACGGCTTTCACGACCAAGAACATCCGCAGGTTAAGCCAGAGAACACTTTTCGCATTGCCTTGCTGGGAGATTCTTTTACAGAAGCACGCCAGCTGCCACAACCACAAGGAATCGCCGCCGTTATTGAACGCGAACTGAAAAATTGTCCCACCCTAGCAGGTCGTGACGTAGAAGTGATGAACTTCGGAGTGAATGGTTATGGAACCGATCAAGAACTGATCGCCTTGCAAGAAAAGGTCTGGGACTATTCACCAGACCTCGTACTTCTGAATTTTTATCCAGGTAACGATGTCATCAACAACTCCCGCAGTCTCACCGAAAAAATGGTGAGTCAGACTGCTATGGATAATAGCGCCCTCATGAAACCCTATTTTGTTGATCGAGATGATAATTGGGTGCTTGATGACTCATTTGTAAATATGGATATTTATCGCTCACAAAAGTCATGGTGGCATCAGGCTTATCTCCAAGTTCAAGATCGTTTACGGATTTTACAGCTTTTAAAACAAGCAAAATACGCTTTACCACTTCCTCACCAAGATAATAAAAAACAAGACCCCCAGTTAGCAACACAACCTGCAACACTTTCTCCCTATATTGACCCTGAATGGCAGAATTTCTTAAAGCAAACAGAATGGCTTGCATACAACACTGCAACTGATCCTGAATGGCAACAAACAGAAGGACTAATTAGTTTAATATATAATGAAACAATTACTAAAAAACCAAACTTTGCTGTAGTAACGCTAACAACTCCCCTGCAAGTTAATCCCGATCCTGTCGTGCGTCATCATCAGGAAGTGTCAGGGTTAACAGATTGGTTTTACCCAGAAAAGCGGATTGCAGCATTAGGAGAACGTGAAGGTTTTACTACTATTAATCTAGGAGAATATTTTCAGGCTTATGCCGAGCAGAATAATGTCTGCTTACATGGGTTTGATAATACTTTTCGTTGCGACGGACATTGGAATGCTTTGGGACATCAGTTAGCAGGGGAGATTGTTGCTAAAACACTGTGCGAAAAGGGATTGTCCAAAATAATTCGTAATTCGTAA
- a CDS encoding SGNH/GDSL hydrolase family protein yields the protein MYFIGDSFTWGQWVSEEIIFPRLVESELQQTVINLGVPGYSFAQYETLFNEWIAKYKPQTAVLSIVANDLTNYSSDIGQKIYDTLKERSFSPWYEKTFLYQFVLKNSKKSLAVKTGKSIFKEAKNG from the coding sequence TTGTATTTTATTGGAGATTCATTTACATGGGGTCAATGGGTCAGTGAAGAAATAATATTTCCCAGACTGGTAGAATCAGAGTTGCAGCAGACAGTAATTAATTTAGGTGTTCCCGGTTATTCTTTTGCTCAATATGAAACATTATTTAATGAATGGATCGCCAAATATAAACCTCAGACAGCCGTCTTATCTATAGTTGCTAATGATTTGACTAATTATTCATCGGATATTGGTCAAAAGATATATGATACACTGAAAGAAAGAAGTTTTTCGCCTTGGTATGAAAAAACCTTTCTCTACCAGTTTGTCTTGAAAAATAGTAAAAAAAGCTTGGCAGTAAAAACTGGAAAATCTATCTTTAAAGAAGCAAAAAATGGTTGA
- a CDS encoding carbohydrate-binding protein, giving the protein MTTSFPTTAAISQDRGMPFPAMSPASKEDMPIFSTDGEYLDGYCQYGVTATSWSENRLDVLLTASIGSLWHKWWDGSTWSDWQRLGGYCISSPAAVSWGLNRIDTFVLGSDRATYRTWWDGSKWSRWENLGGYSHYGIAAASGSENLLDIFNVGIDGALYHKRWNGSTWDEWENLGGYCVSAPAAVSRGKDCIDTFVLGGDGAIYHKHWNGSTWSGWENLGGYCQYGVAATYVTENRLDIFTVGCDGAMYRKSWDGSVWSDWQHLGGYCTSAPAAVSRGKDCIDTFVAGGDRAVYHKCY; this is encoded by the coding sequence ATGACAACCAGTTTTCCAACTACAGCAGCAATTTCTCAGGATCGGGGTATGCCATTTCCGGCGATGAGTCCCGCCTCTAAAGAAGATATGCCAATATTTTCTACTGATGGGGAATATTTAGACGGATACTGCCAGTATGGTGTTACAGCCACTTCTTGGTCAGAGAATCGGCTGGATGTTTTACTCACAGCGAGTATTGGCTCTTTATGGCATAAATGGTGGGATGGCTCAACTTGGAGCGATTGGCAAAGACTTGGTGGTTATTGTATTTCCTCGCCAGCTGCGGTTTCTTGGGGGTTGAATCGCATTGACACCTTTGTTTTAGGTAGCGATCGCGCTACTTACCGCACATGGTGGGATGGTTCAAAATGGAGTCGTTGGGAAAACCTTGGCGGGTATTCCCACTATGGAATCGCCGCCGCTTCTGGTAGTGAGAATTTGCTAGATATTTTTAATGTTGGCATTGATGGTGCGCTGTACCACAAGCGATGGAATGGTTCAACCTGGGATGAGTGGGAAAATCTCGGAGGCTACTGTGTTTCTGCACCGGCGGCGGTTTCTCGTGGGAAAGACTGCATTGATACCTTTGTTTTAGGCGGAGATGGTGCGATTTATCACAAGCACTGGAATGGCTCAACCTGGAGTGGTTGGGAAAATTTGGGAGGGTATTGCCAGTATGGTGTCGCTGCCACTTATGTTACGGAAAATCGGCTAGATATCTTTACTGTTGGCTGTGATGGTGCAATGTACCGCAAGAGTTGGGATGGTTCCGTCTGGAGTGATTGGCAGCATCTTGGTGGTTACTGTACTTCTGCACCGGCGGCGGTTTCTCGTGGGAAAGACTGCATTGACACTTTTGTTGCAGGAGGCGATCGCGCCGTTTACCACAAATGTTACTAA
- a CDS encoding radical SAM protein, whose amino-acid sequence MFCNLTCSYCPHPSQGRTKGNMSFSTFVDVVELAIECGQKDLFLNNFGEPLLHPELLDFIAYTKTKGIECNFITNGILLDEAMAWGLSELGIHDIYLSEHLIGQKERIQQMFQEKSIPLSIVYTYNPHQQEKHDWAGQVTSKTTSRRSLTSTIKKQKPCIFETKKRVVVLWNGSINTCCIDVNGTGIVGSVKDYIGRTHEYEFNSIPLCSTCDLMREE is encoded by the coding sequence ATTTTTTGTAATCTAACCTGTTCTTACTGTCCTCACCCATCTCAAGGTAGAACGAAAGGAAATATGTCTTTTTCTACATTTGTAGATGTTGTTGAATTAGCAATTGAATGTGGACAAAAAGATTTGTTTCTTAACAATTTTGGAGAACCCCTACTTCACCCTGAATTATTAGATTTTATCGCCTATACTAAAACAAAAGGAATTGAGTGCAATTTTATCACCAACGGTATACTCCTTGATGAGGCAATGGCATGGGGCTTGTCTGAATTAGGAATACACGATATTTATCTGTCGGAACATCTTATTGGGCAGAAAGAACGCATTCAACAAATGTTTCAGGAAAAATCTATTCCTTTGTCTATCGTCTATACCTATAATCCTCATCAGCAGGAAAAGCATGATTGGGCTGGACAAGTAACTTCTAAAACTACATCACGCAGAAGTTTAACTAGTACGATAAAAAAGCAAAAGCCGTGCATTTTTGAAACTAAAAAGCGAGTTGTAGTTTTGTGGAATGGAAGTATCAACACCTGTTGTATAGATGTAAATGGAACAGGTATTGTGGGTTCTGTTAAAGATTATATTGGTAGAACACATGAATATGAATTTAATTCGATCCCGCTATGTAGCACTTGTGATTTAATGCGTGAGGAATAA
- a CDS encoding homogentisate phytyltransferase: protein MDQVSSRGFQGNWFYSFWKFSRPHTIIGTSLSVLGLFLIAVAVSDGSYSLFPLLGAWVACLCGNIYIVGLNQLEDVAIDKINKPHLPVAAGEFSLTTGKWIVAVTGVLALVVALLQGSFLFGMVAISLAIGTAYSLPPIRLKRFPFWAAVCIFSVRGAIVNLGLYLHYSWVFEKSSSITAAVWVLTVFVLVFTFAIAIFKDVPDMEGDLLYNIKTLTLQIGKQAVFNLALWVITVCYLGMIGVGVLRLAEVNSVFLVMTHLVALVLMWWRSRQVDLQEKSEIARFYQFIWKLFFLEYLVFPMACLLA, encoded by the coding sequence ATGGATCAGGTTTCATCAAGAGGGTTTCAGGGGAATTGGTTTTATAGTTTTTGGAAGTTTTCGCGTCCGCATACGATTATTGGGACGAGTTTGAGTGTGTTGGGGTTGTTTTTGATTGCTGTTGCTGTTAGCGATGGTAGTTATTCTTTATTTCCCCTTTTGGGTGCATGGGTTGCCTGTTTGTGTGGCAATATTTACATTGTGGGGCTGAATCAACTTGAGGATGTGGCAATTGACAAGATTAATAAGCCTCATTTGCCTGTTGCTGCTGGGGAGTTTTCTTTAACGACTGGCAAATGGATTGTCGCTGTGACTGGTGTTTTGGCGCTGGTTGTTGCGTTGCTTCAAGGATCATTTTTATTTGGAATGGTGGCGATTAGTTTGGCGATTGGTACTGCTTATTCTTTGCCACCTATTCGTTTGAAGAGATTTCCGTTTTGGGCGGCGGTGTGTATTTTTTCGGTGCGTGGGGCGATTGTGAATTTAGGACTGTATTTGCACTACAGTTGGGTTTTTGAAAAGAGTTCGTCAATTACAGCGGCGGTATGGGTGTTGACGGTGTTTGTTTTGGTTTTTACTTTTGCGATCGCCATCTTCAAAGATGTCCCTGATATGGAAGGTGACTTACTGTACAATATCAAAACTTTGACTCTCCAAATTGGTAAGCAAGCCGTTTTTAATCTTGCTCTTTGGGTGATTACTGTTTGCTATTTGGGGATGATTGGAGTTGGTGTGTTGCGGCTGGCTGAGGTGAATTCTGTTTTTTTGGTGATGACTCATCTCGTCGCGCTAGTTTTGATGTGGTGGCGGAGTAGACAAGTTGATTTGCAAGAGAAAAGTGAAATTGCTCGTTTTTACCAGTTCATCTGGAAATTGTTTTTCTTGGAGTATCTGGTTTTCCCTATGGCTTGTCTTTTGGCTTGA
- a CDS encoding methyltransferase domain-containing protein yields the protein MSPTLYEQIQQFYDASSSLWEQVWGEHMHHGYYGADGTQKKERRQAQIDLIEEVIRWTGVQQAENILDVGCGIGGSSLYLAGRFNARTTGITLSPVQAARATKRASEFGLSARSHFQVADAQAMPFTDNSFDLVWSLESGEHMPDKSKFLQECYRVLKPGGTLIMVTWCHRPIDNLPLTADEEKHLAEIYRVYCLPYVISLPQYEVIARELGLQNIRSADWSKAVAPFWDVVIDSTFSPMAIWGLLCSGWGTIQAALSLGLMSRGYERGLIRFGLLCGNK from the coding sequence ATGAGTCCAACACTTTACGAGCAAATTCAGCAGTTTTACGATGCTTCCTCCAGTCTGTGGGAACAGGTTTGGGGCGAACATATGCACCACGGTTACTACGGTGCAGATGGTACACAGAAAAAAGAGCGTCGTCAGGCGCAAATTGATTTAATTGAAGAAGTTATCAGGTGGACAGGAGTCCAACAAGCTGAGAACATTTTGGATGTCGGTTGTGGAATTGGTGGAAGTTCTCTGTATCTGGCAGGAAGATTTAATGCTAGAACAACAGGAATTACTCTGAGTCCAGTACAAGCTGCAAGAGCAACAAAACGCGCTTCTGAGTTTGGGTTGAGTGCAAGAAGTCATTTTCAAGTGGCTGACGCTCAAGCAATGCCTTTTACTGATAACTCTTTTGATTTAGTATGGTCACTAGAATCTGGTGAGCATATGCCGGATAAGAGCAAGTTCTTGCAAGAGTGTTATCGTGTGCTGAAACCCGGTGGAACCTTGATTATGGTGACTTGGTGTCATCGACCAATTGATAATTTACCCCTGACGGCGGATGAGGAGAAGCACTTAGCTGAGATTTATCGAGTGTATTGTTTGCCTTATGTGATATCTTTGCCACAGTATGAGGTTATTGCTCGTGAATTAGGGTTACAAAATATTCGGAGTGCTGATTGGTCGAAGGCTGTTGCTCCTTTTTGGGATGTTGTGATTGATTCGACGTTTTCTCCAATGGCGATTTGGGGTTTGCTGTGTTCGGGTTGGGGTACTATTCAAGCTGCGCTGTCTTTGGGGTTGATGAGTAGGGGTTATGAACGCGGGTTGATTCGGTTTGGGTTGTTGTGTGGGAATAAGTAA